Below is a window of Haloterrigena alkaliphila DNA.
AGGACGGGTTTGTCGACGCGGTCCTCGAGGACGCCGGCGATCCAGTCCGCCTCGGCGTAACTGGGCATCCCGACGAGAACGTTTCCCGGGAGGTCGGCGACGTTCGCGACAGCGTCGGCGTAGTGCGTTCGGGTCGGATTCTCCTCGCCCGGCCGGCCTCGGTTGTCGTAGGTGTACTTCGGCGCCGCGACCGCGAAGCTCTCGCGGTTCTCCGCGGGGAAGTGAAGCCCGTAGCGGCGTTCGACGACCGGCCGGTCTTCTTCGGACTCGAGGTAGTCCAGCCCCGTCACCTCGGTAAAGGCCTCGATCGGCTCGAGGGTCGCGCTCATGAGGATCCCGCCGCCGAACATCCCGAGGCGCTCGCCGATGGCGTCGCTGGGGACGCAGTTGTGCAAGGCGAGGCGGGCGTTGTACGCTCTGCGCCACGAATCGGCGGGTTCGGTGTCGTCCCAGGTGCGCTCGAGTTCGATCTCCCGGAAGTAGTCGGTGTGACCCCGACGGTACCACTCGCCGAGAACGCGGCCGACGGCGGGGGCGGCGCGGGTGCGGTCCTCGTCTTCGGCCTCGTTGAGAATTCGCTCGACGACGGCGCCGACGGACTCGGCGCGGACCCAGTCGGCATCGCTGTACCCCGCCTCGCGAGCCCACTCGGACAGTTCGTCTTCGGCCGGTTTCGCGGGATCGCGCAGCGGAATCTCGTCGTCCCCGAGGTCGGTGAGGTTCGACTGCCACCCCCTGTGTTTCCGGTCGAGATGCGCCGTGACTCGGCGATCGAGTTCGCTCCGGAGGTCCCGGACGAACTCGAGGGTGCGGTTCAGTTCGTCGTAGGAAACGTCGCTGTCGTTCAGTTCCGCGCGGACGAGGTCCGCGTCGGCGGTTTTGGAGCCGCCTTGCGCGTTTCGGCCCTCGCGCTCGAACTTGATCGGCTGGATGACTCGCGAGAGTTCGGTCTCGGCGTCGCGCAGGGTTCGATCGGCGACGCCGTCGCTGACCAGGTCGCGGACTCGCGGCTCGAGCATATGAGCTTCGTCGCAGACGACGAACGTGGAGTCGTCGAGCAGGGCGCCGGTGAAGGAGCCGACCGTCCGGGGGTCGAACGCGTGGTAGTAGTTTCCGATGACGACCTCGACGTGGCCGAGGACGGCGCCCATCACCGAGTGCGGACAGGTGCCGTGGGCGACCGAGCGGGCGACGAGGTCCTCGGGCGTAATCATCCCCGCTTCGGTGAAGTCGTAGGGGACCGCTTCGACTGCGTCGCCGTCGCTGCCTTCCTCGGGCAGGTCCTCGAGGTATTGGGCGTAGAACGGGCAGTACTCCGTCGAGACGTCGACGGGTCCGCCGTCGCTATACTCGGGAAGATCCGGCGCGTAGGGGGCCGTCTCGTCGGCTGTCTGGAGGAGTCGCGGTCCGCGACCCTGAGCGCCGCTGTCCGCTAATCCCATCTGCTGGCTGCGGGCCTGGGCGGTCAGGCTCCCGGCGGTCGTCTCGCCGCCCTCGCCGGTCAGATCGCGAGTGCGATCCCGGAGGGTCTCACAGCGGTCGTAGACGTTGCCGTCGTCGATCCCGGCCGCGTTCTCCCGGTTGTACGGACAGACGTCGGCCTTGCCGACGAGGGTGAGCCCCGAGACGGGTCTATCGTCGTCCGGGAGGTTCTCGTTGATCGTCTCGAGGTCGGCTTCGAACTGGCGCAGTTGCTGCTTGACGCTCGTGAGCACGAACACGCGCTCGTAGTCGGTGTCCGGATCGCGCACGAGGTCGATTCCGGCCGTGAGCGCGATCATCGTCTTTCCGGTGCCACAGGCACCCTCGACGACGGCGTAGCCGCCGTCTCGAGCGGTGTCGACGACGGTTTCGATGCCGTCGACCTGCTCGTCGTAGGGGTGCTCGTGGCCGAAGATCGAGCGCCAGTCCGTCATGCTTCGCCTACTCGGGGGTGGTTGGCCATAGCGTTGACGGACTCAGTTGGCCGCGCCCCGATATATAAACTGGTGGATGGATGGATGGATCGCTCGAATGCGGACCGTCCGTCTGGTCACGAGTGCGGTAGTCGGCGAGTGCGAACAGTCGTCGGTTTAACGGATATCACGTCCCGTAATTTCCGATTAGCGGGAACGGGTCGCGGCCGGAGGCTGCCAGCGTGGTCCTTTAATTGGGTCGGTCCCTACGCTCGAGCATGAAAGTCCCAAACTCACTCAAGAACGTCGACGACGACGACGCGGTCATCCGCACGTTCGAATACGACGACGGCAGCGTCATCGCCGTCGACTTCGGGAACGCCGCCGCGGATATCGAGATCGACATCGTCGGGTCGACAGCGATCATCGTCGCGAACGGCGAGCAGTTCGAGTTCGAACTGCCGCCGGAGGCCAGCGACGTCTCCGCGCACAACGGCGTGCTCACAATCAACGAATAGCCAGCGATCAGCGACGTGATATCGATACCGGGACCGATACGCGGGAAGAGACGTCGCCGATTTTCCGGAACGCCATTCATGAAAACGGATTTGTCATTCGACCGACTATCGGCGACTGATGTCGGATACGAATCGGCGGCCGGAACGCGAGACACGGACGACGAACGTGCTCCTGGTCCTGATCCTCGTGACCCTCGCCGCGGGGTTTCTCCACGTCGGTGAGGGCACTGGCAAGGGGAGCCACCACGTCGTCCGCCTGATTCTCTCGACGATGCTCTGGGGGCCGCTTCTCGTCGGCGGACTGGTACTGTTCAATCGCCTCTAGCGTCGACGACAAACGCAACGCACTCCAGTCGCGACGCCCAACGGAAGATATGAGCACTCTCGACGACGTCGACCGCTGGCGCGAGGAACTCGAGTCGAAACGCGCCGAGAAGGACGAGTTCTTCGCGAACCACCCGCAGTCGCCGATCCCGCCCGAGGGGCGCGACGCGTTCGACGGACTCGACTACTTCCCGCCCGCTCCCGACTATCGGGTGGCCGCGACCGCGACGGTCCACGACGACCCAGAGGTCGTGTTGATGGACACGACCGCGGGTCGAGAGATGCGGTATCTGCGTGTCGCGACGCTGGAATTCGAGTTGGATCGGGCGGACGAGGACCTCGAGGACGGCACCTTCGAACTCGCGGCCTACCAACAGGAGAGCCCGAACGAGGAACCCCTCTTCGTCCCGTTCCGGGACAAGACGACCGGGCAGCAGAGCTACGACGGCGGCCGGTACATGGAACTGTCGTCGGATCGCGACCTCGAAAATGGAGACGAACTCGTGATCGATTTCAACCTCGCGTACTCGCCGTTCTGTGCCTACAGCGAGACCTTCGACTGTCCGCTCCCGCCCGAGGAGAACTGGCTCGACGTGGCGATTCCGGCCGGCGAACGGTTCGAGTAACGCCACCGCGTGACCGCGACGTTCACGGGTAGTTTCGAGTCGAGTACTAGCCCGAAAACCCGACGACTGCGACGGTACTCGACCGGAAGCGAGGGGGTTGTCAGTCGGCGGCTAGCTCGAGTGGAAACCGGGGCGTGCGAACGGACCGCAGGACCGTGGAACGAACCGCAAGACCGGGGGCCGAACCCGGCGTTCAGGGAGCGACGCCGACCGTGAGCAACGTGCCGAACTCGCGGTAGCGTTCGACCATCGCCTCGCGAGTCTCCCAGTCGTCCGTCGGGAACTCGGACTCGGCGGGGATCGAAATCTCGCGGTCGGGGATGGAGTCCTGTTCGGCGACGTGGAGGCCGGCGTCGCGGAAGGCCGCGCGGTACTGCTGGCGATCCCAGCGGGTCATCTCGATCGAGATGAACTCCTTCCACTCGTGGGAGTGGACGTTTTCCTCGTAGTAGTTGACGGCGCAGTGGAAGGTGCCGCCGGGTCGGAGGATCCGGGCGATCTCCTCGAGCGTGCGGTGGGGATCGCTGGCGTAGTAGAACGCCTCCATCGAAAACACGTGATCGATCGAGTCGTCCGCGAAGGGAAGGGCGTCGAAGTCGCCGACGAGGAACCCGGCCTGCGGATCGTTCGTGTACCCCGCGGCGTTGCGGGCCATCTCCGGCGACCCGTCGAGGCCGTAGACGCGCCCGGCATCCTGGGTATCGCGAAGCGCGCGACCGGCGTACCCGCTGCCACAGCCGAGGTCGAGGACGACGTCACCGGGTTCGACCGGCATCCGCGCGAGCGCGTGCTTCGCGGTGTGCCAGTGGCGTTCCTCCATCCCCCTGTCCCGG
It encodes the following:
- a CDS encoding DUF1684 domain-containing protein, yielding MSTLDDVDRWREELESKRAEKDEFFANHPQSPIPPEGRDAFDGLDYFPPAPDYRVAATATVHDDPEVVLMDTTAGREMRYLRVATLEFELDRADEDLEDGTFELAAYQQESPNEEPLFVPFRDKTTGQQSYDGGRYMELSSDRDLENGDELVIDFNLAYSPFCAYSETFDCPLPPEENWLDVAIPAGERFE
- a CDS encoding DUF7127 family protein, which translates into the protein MKVPNSLKNVDDDDAVIRTFEYDDGSVIAVDFGNAAADIEIDIVGSTAIIVANGEQFEFELPPEASDVSAHNGVLTINE
- a CDS encoding class I SAM-dependent methyltransferase, whose product is MSVREEFDEWAASGRDRGMEERHWHTAKHALARMPVEPGDVVLDLGCGSGYAGRALRDTQDAGRVYGLDGSPEMARNAAGYTNDPQAGFLVGDFDALPFADDSIDHVFSMEAFYYASDPHRTLEEIARILRPGGTFHCAVNYYEENVHSHEWKEFISIEMTRWDRQQYRAAFRDAGLHVAEQDSIPDREISIPAESEFPTDDWETREAMVERYREFGTLLTVGVAP
- a CDS encoding ATP-dependent DNA helicase, giving the protein MTDWRSIFGHEHPYDEQVDGIETVVDTARDGGYAVVEGACGTGKTMIALTAGIDLVRDPDTDYERVFVLTSVKQQLRQFEADLETINENLPDDDRPVSGLTLVGKADVCPYNRENAAGIDDGNVYDRCETLRDRTRDLTGEGGETTAGSLTAQARSQQMGLADSGAQGRGPRLLQTADETAPYAPDLPEYSDGGPVDVSTEYCPFYAQYLEDLPEEGSDGDAVEAVPYDFTEAGMITPEDLVARSVAHGTCPHSVMGAVLGHVEVVIGNYYHAFDPRTVGSFTGALLDDSTFVVCDEAHMLEPRVRDLVSDGVADRTLRDAETELSRVIQPIKFEREGRNAQGGSKTADADLVRAELNDSDVSYDELNRTLEFVRDLRSELDRRVTAHLDRKHRGWQSNLTDLGDDEIPLRDPAKPAEDELSEWAREAGYSDADWVRAESVGAVVERILNEAEDEDRTRAAPAVGRVLGEWYRRGHTDYFREIELERTWDDTEPADSWRRAYNARLALHNCVPSDAIGERLGMFGGGILMSATLEPIEAFTEVTGLDYLESEEDRPVVERRYGLHFPAENRESFAVAAPKYTYDNRGRPGEENPTRTHYADAVANVADLPGNVLVGMPSYAEADWIAGVLEDRVDKPVLLDAASDDETTQALKRDFFAGEGKVLVTSLRGTLTEGVDYSGDRLAAAVVCGVPIVNTSSPRTKAVRRAYDDEFGDGFTYALTIPAVRKARQAIGRVIRSPEDVGVRVLLDERYARDSWDSVRPYLPDDGEFQTVSPDMLEFGLERFRDRLEAE